One Lasioglossum baleicum chromosome 6, iyLasBale1, whole genome shotgun sequence genomic window carries:
- the LOC143209722 gene encoding putative tRNA N6-adenosine threonylcarbamoyltransferase, with translation MVIAIGFEGSANKLGIGIIQDENVLSNVRHTYITPPGEGFLPRETAQHHRQHILDVLQKALDDAKITLKDIDVVCYTKGPGMGAPLTVAALVARTVAQLYNKPIVAVNHCIGHIEMGRLITGSTNPAVLYVSGGNTQIIAYSRQRYRIFGETIDIAVGNCLDRFARLLKLSNDPSPGYNIEQLAKKGKKLAPLPYVVKGMDVSFSGILSHIEEHLHSWLASKEYTPEDLCFSLQETLFAMLIEITERAMAHVKSSEVLIVGGVGCNERLQEMMEIMCKERNAVLHATDERFCIDNGVMIAVAGLHQYKSSGHTSWMQTTCIQRYRTDDVHVLWRE, from the exons ATGGTGATTGCAATTGGATTCGAGGGTAGCGCGAATAAATTGGGCATTGGAATTATTCAGGACGAGAACGTATTGTCAAATGTACGACACACTTATATTACACCGCCCGGTGAAG GATTTCTGCCTCGCGAGACCGCACAACATCACAGACAGCATATTCTTGATGTTCTACAAAAAGCGTTGGACGATGCAAAGATAACATTGAAGGATATAGATGTAGTATGTTACACCAAAGGTCCTGGAATGGGAGCACCGTTGACTGTGGCTGCTCTAGTAGCAAGAACAGTTGCACAATTGTATAATAAACCAATAGTGGCTGTAAATCATTGTATCGGTCACATAGAAATGGGTCGATTAATCACAGGCAGTACAAATCCAGCTGTTCTTTATGTTTCTGGAGGAAACACACAAATCATTGCGTACTCTCGACAGAGATATCGTATTTTTGGGGAAACAATAGATATCGCTGTTGGGAATTGTTTAGATCGCTTTGCAAGGCTATTGAAACTTTCAAATGACCCTAGCCCTGGTTATAACATAGAACAATTAGCGAAGAA AGGTAAAAAGCTGGCGCCGTTGCCATATGTGGTTAAAGGCATGGATGTATCTTTTTCTGGTATATTGAGTCATATAGAGGAACATCTCCACTCTTGGTTGGCTTCTAAAGAATATACTCCAGAGGATTTGTGTTTCTCTCTACAAGAAACATTGTTTGCTATGCTTATCGAAATTACAG AACGAGCAATGGCTCATGTAAAGTCATCCGAAGTATTAATTGTTGGAGGTGTTGGATGTAATGAAAGATTGCAGGAAATGATGGAAATTATGTGTAAAGAACGAAATGCAGTACTTCATGCTACAGACGAACGATTCTGTATAGACAATGGTGTAATGATTGCAGTAGCAGGACTACATCAGTATAAAAGCAGCGGACATACTTCATGGATGCAGACAACTTGCATCCAGAGGTACCGCACCGACGATGTACATGTTTTATGGCGGGAATAA
- the Nopp140 gene encoding nucleolar and coiled-body phosphoprotein 1: protein MASAEELSVSALVYDYLLKKDASLAKVFQKKTKAPALPKGAPTIQEVIQYFQKSSPKKLHIKAQAKDSSSGSSSESEDEAPKKVPQVNGKAPVNVVNNKKQESSSGDSSSEDEKPTPKAAAKPKPIPKAPVKKKESSDDDSSEEEEETLKAQPKAVSTPKVTAPAKKESSDDDSSDSDNAEVSKASVSVKGAAKSLAKPISKKEESSSEESSEEESPVKPLLKKPLVTASVKPTPKKQESSSDDSDDSDDSSKKEAPKGPIVKPLAKPPAKPSSDDSDDSSEEETPAVKNVPEKKKQVPAKPEKQSKIVKRSVAKKESSSEESDDSSEEEVAPPKATIAAAKEESSSEDSSEDEPPTKKTPAKVATPAKSVANKPTTPAKAVAAKKAESSSDNSDDSDEDEAPKTPTPAVKPAAKKKESSSSDDSDDDEEMTPAKEKVVKPSAKAKSSSEDSDSDSSEDEKPKSAPISKVAPKAAAAKKKSESDSDSDEEEEPKTPAKSEKRKRKEDGDDENGEVPAAKGQKNNYSNFVKAASFNGDKEEGDDNQEGGFKKHGGRGGFGGGRGGGGFGRGGFRGRGGDRGGRGGGDRGGRGGGDRGGRGGFRGRGGDRGGRGGDRGGRGGGDRGGRGGFGGRGRGGFDNRRSWGGHDNEGGKSDGFRKSWGHGDGDRGGGRGGFRGSRGGFDNRKSFDSPAGQNKKITFDD, encoded by the exons ATGGCATCCGCTGAAGAACTGAGTGTCTCCGCCCTTGTGTAcgactatttattaaaaaaggaTGCGTCATTGGCGAAGGTTTTTCAGAAAAAAACAAAAGCG CCCGCGCTGCCGAAAGGAGCGCCAACGATACAAGAGGTAATTCAGTATTTTCAAAAGAGTTCGCCGAAAAAGTTACACATAAAAGCGCAAGCTAAAGACAGCAGTTCAGGCTCGAGTTCGGAAAGCGAAGACGAGGCTCCGAAGAAAGTTCCACAAGTAAATGGCAAGGCTCCAGTGAACGTAGTAAATAACAAAAAGCAAGAATCTTCATCGGGTGACTCATCCAGCGAAGATGAGAAGCCTACTCCGAAAGCTGCTGCCAAGCCTAAGCCTATTCCTAAGGCACCagtaaagaaaaaagaaagttcGGACGATGATTCCtcggaagaggaggaagaaacACTGAAAGCTCAACCAAAAGCGGTATCTACTCCTAAAGTAACTGCACCAGCTAAAAAAGAATCTTCCGACGATGACTCCTCTGACTCGGACAATGCAGAGGTATCGAAAGCAAGCGTGTCTGTTAAAGGAGCTGCGAAATCTCTGGCGAAACCCATCAGCAAGAAAGAAGAATCCTCTAGCGAGGAGAGCAGTGAAGAAGAGAGTCCTGTTAAGCCGCTTCTGAAAAAGCCTTTGGTAACAGCTTCGGTAAAACCTACACCAAAGAAGCAAGAATCATCCAGCGACGATTCCGACGATTCTGACGATTCCTCGAAGAAGGAGGCTCCTAAAGGGCCTATAGTAAAACCACTGGCAAAGCCACCCGCTAAACCCTCCAGCGATGATTCTGACGATTCTTCGGAAGAAGAAACTCCAGCTGTGAAGAATGTACCAGAGAAGAAAAAGCAGGTTCCAGCTAAACCTGAGAAGCAGAGTAAAATTGTGAAACGATCAGTCGCAAAGAAAGAATCTTCTAGCGAAGAGAGCGATGATAGTAGCGAGGAAGAGGTAGCTCCTCCGAAAGCAACTATTGCTGCTGCGAAGGAGGAGTCTTCTAGTGAAGACAGTAGCGAAGATGAACCACCGACTAAGAAAACTCCTGCTAAGGTAGCAACACCAGCTAAGTCTGTTGCAAACAAACCAACAACACCGGCTAAAGCAGTTGCAGCAAAGAAAGCAGAGTCCTCCAGTGATAATTCCGACGATTCTGACGAGGACGAAGCACCTAAGACACCTACACCCGCAGTGAAACCAGCGGCGAAAAAGAAGGAATCGTCGAGCTCGGACGATTCCGACGATGACGAAGAGATGACACCCGCGAAAGAAAAGGTAGTGAAACCAAGTGCCAAAGCAAAATCATCGAGCGAGGATTCTGACTCGGACTCGTCAGAGGACGAAAAACCAAAGTCTGCGCCTATCAGCAAAGTTGCTCCGAAAGCAGCAGCGGCTAAGAAGAAATCCGAATCGGATAGCGACtccgatgaagaagaagaaccgAAGACGCCAGCCAAATCGGAAAAGAGAAAACGCAAAGAGGATGGGGATGATGAGAACGGGGAAGTACCTGCCGCGAAAGGCCAGAAAAATAACTATAGTAATTTCGTGAAAGCAGCCAGCTTCAACGGGGACAAG GAGGAGGGCGATGACAATCAAGAGGGTGGTTTTAAGAAACATGGTGGAAGAGGTGGTTTCGGTGGAGGTAGAGGAGGAGGCGGTTTTGGTCGGGGAGGTTTCAGGGGTCGAGGAGGCGATAGAGGCGGTCGCGGTGGTGGCGATAGAGGCGGTCGCGGTGGTGGCGATAGAGGCGGTCGCGGAGGGTTCAGAGGACGAGGTGGCGACAGAGGAGGAAGAGGTGGTGACAGAGGAGGAAGAGGTGGTGGCGACAGAGGTGGAAGAGGTGGTTTTGGAGGTCGTGGTCGGGGTGGTTTCGATAACAGGAGGTCGTGGGGCGGACACGACAACGAAGGGGGCAAATCCGACGGATTCAGAAAATCATGGGGTCATGGGGACGGCGATAGGGGTGGTGGACGCGGCGGGTTCAGAGGGAGCAGGGGTGGTTTCGATAATAGGAAATCGTTTGACAGTCCGGCTGGGCAAAACAAAAAGATAACCTTTGACGATTGA
- the Mad2 gene encoding mitotic arrest deficient 2, whose product MTETQQKAKCITLKGSAELVKQYLLYGVNSILYQRGIYPPETFEPAEHFGLFILMSTDDKIKSFFDSVLGQIQEWLVQRKVQKVTLVITNVNTKEVLEKWDFKVDYEGQTANGAKDNVSSSLPDVGSKDATTIQKEIREVIRQITGTVSFLPLLDCLCSFDILTYTVPDCGIPKQWDETQPAFIANSQEVQLRSFSTSIHKMETIVSYKNV is encoded by the exons ATGACGGAAACGCAACAGAAAGCAAAATGTATAACGTTGAAAGGCTCTGCGGAATTGGTTAAACAATATCTGC TTTACGGAGTTAACAGTATTTTGTACCAAAGAGGCATTTACCCTCCAGAAACGTTTGAACCAGCCGAGCATTTTGGTTTGTTCATTTTAATGTCCACGGATGATAAGATCAAGAGTTTCTTTGATTCTGTTCTTGGTCAGATTCAAGAGTGGTTGGTTCAGAGAAAAGTGCAAAAGGTAACTCTGGTGATAACGAACGTGAATACCAAAGAAGTTTTAGAGAAATGGGACTTCAAGGTCGACTATGAAGGTCAAACCGCCAACGGAGCAAAGGACAACGTTAGCAGCAGTCTCCCAGATGTTGGATCAAAGGACGCTACAACGATACAGAAGGAGATTCGCGAAGTAATTCGTCAGATCACAG GAACAGTAAGCTTCCTGCCTTTGTTGGATTGTTTATGCTCCTTTGATATCTTGACTTACACTGTACCTGATTGCGGTATTCCGAAACAGTGGGATGAAACTCAACCAGcttttattgccaatagtcaaGAGGTTCAATTAAGATCGTTCTCCACGTCCATCCATAAGATGGAGACTATAGTGAGCTATAAGAACGTCTAG
- the LOC143209723 gene encoding uncharacterized protein LOC143209723: MMFRYLGLILVITSCGQVYGAKKCEGNGLGLKYVWGDALTDPMDCIGPNNLQYPSAVISRSAKNMWAGGRTARYHQPRTIDPETTRQSLLHKYKVARGDYSIAMESSRNGRAFSPKESCGSPARLCKTRYNTTAPMYGVSLTSGQPVTIVQKFPDLLQQVVFEVCESKECDVVHGECTQTYVPYLFLVIPLGPVTLTGQDYVLVESGCVCKPRNSASASSEPPIVPSF, encoded by the exons ATG ATGTTCAGGTACCTCGGTCTGATCCTCGTAATCACGAGCTGTGGCCAGGTGTACGGGGCGAAGAAGTGCGAGGGGAACGGGCTGGGCCTGAAGTATGTTTGGGGGGACGCGCTCACGGACCCGATGGACTGCATAGGTCCGAATAACTTGCAGTATCCGTC CGCCGTGATATCGAGGAGCGCGAAGAACATGTGGGCGGGAGGACGGACGGCCAGGTACCATCAGCCGAGGACGATCGATCCTGAAACGACCAGACAGTCGCTACTCCACAAGTACAAGGTCGCGCGCGGCGACTACTCCATAGCGATGGAGAGCTCTCGAAATG GACGTGCGTTTTCACCGAAAGAATCCTGCGGTTCTCCGGCCAGATTATGCAAAACGAGGTACAACACCACGGCTCCGATGTACGGGGTCAGCTTAACCAGCGGCCAGCCGGTGACGATCGTCCAGAAGTTCCCCGATCTTCTGCAGCAGGTCGTGTTCGAGGTTTGCGA GTCGAAGGAGTGCGACGTGGTGCACGGGGAATGTACGCAGACCTACGTGCCCTACCTGTTCCTGGTGATACCCCTGGGACCGGTGACCCTGACTGGTCAAGATTACGTTCTGGTCGAGAGCGGTTGCGTCTGCAAGCCGAGGAATTCGGCGAGCGCCTCATCGGAGCCACCGATCGTCCCAAGCTTTTAA